The stretch of DNA TCGTGCTGGGCATCGTCGGCTCCATCGTCGCCGTCTGGACGGTGGTGCTCGCGTGGCCCGGCACCGCCCCGAGCTGGCTGCTCGTGCTGCTGGTCGTGGTCGTCGGCGTCGGCGGCCCCGCGTCGATGGTCGGGTTCGACCTCGGCCGCTCCTTCAACCCGCCCGACCGCCTCGGTGCGGCCACGGGGATCATCAACCAGGGTGGCTTCGTGGCGTCGCTGCTGCTCGTCGTGGCCATCGGGCTCGTGCTCGACTGGCGCACGCCCGGGGCCAGCACCGACTACGCGCCCGGAGCGTTCCGGTGGGCGATGTCGGTGCAGTACGTCCTCTGGGCGGTCGGCCTCACCCAGATCTGGCGCTACCGCCGCCGCACGCGCGCGCAGCTGCTCGCCGAGGACCCCGACGCGCGCGAGCACTGGCGCGGTCGGCTGGCCTGACCCGACCACTCAGGCACGAGAGCGGGGCGTCGCGGACCGCACGGATCCAGTGCCGAGGACGGTCGCGCCGCTCAGACCTCGAAAGTGACGCCGGTGGCCTGCTCCGTCGCCGCCCAGAGGTCGCGGGCGAGCTGCTCGTCGCGCGCCCAGCGCGTCATGCCCGCGATCACCGGGGCGCCGCGGGTACCGCCGAGCGACGCCGGGCCCACGTACTCCCCGCCGGTGAAGGTCGGGTCGGTCGCGGCCCGCAGGCTCGGCAGCGCTCCCGCGGCGGCCGACTGGCTCGCCAGTGCCGACACCTGCTGCACGACCGTGCCGAGGAACGGGTTGCCCATCGCCACGCCGGTCTTCTGCAGCTCGGTGCGGGCGAAGCCCGGGTGCGCGGCCGTGCTGACGACGGCCTTCCCCGCGGACTTCAGGCGACGGTCGAGCTCGAGCGCGAACGAGAGGTTCGCGAGCTTGGACTCCGCGTAGGACACCCACCGGCGGTACGTGCGCGGCGAGCCCTCCGGGGTCAGCGAGCGCAGGTCGATCCCCTTGGCCTGCAGGTGCGCGAGCGACGACACGGACACGACGCGGGCGTCGTCGGCGAGCAGCGGCCACACCTGCGCCGTCCACGCGAAGTGACCGACGTGGTTCGTGCCGATCTGCAGCTCGAAGCCGTCGGCGGTCGTGCTGTACGGCGGGATCATGATGCCGGCGTTGTTCACGAGCACGTCGACCCGGTCGTGCCGCGAGCCCAGCTCCTCGGTCGCCCGGCGCACGTCGGCGAGGTCGGCCAGGTCGAGGGAGAGCACCTCGACATCGACGTCGGGCAGCTCCTCGCGCAGCCGGGCGAGCGTGTCGTCGGCCTTCTGCGGGTTCCGCGCGGTGACGGTCAGGCCCGCGCCGGCCCGCCCCAGCTCGAGAGCGGTGTGGAACCCGAGCCCTCCGGTGACACCGGTGACGACGGCCCGCTTCCCGCCCAGGTCGGGGATGTCCTGCGTGCTCCAGCTCATGGGTCGAACCGTATCGGCCCCGGGCACGCAGCGCCGATCCTATGATCCGGACGTGCGCAGGATCATCGTCGTCGCGACCGTCGCCCTCGCCGCCCTGGGCGGGTTCACGGTCGGGCTGCTCGCCGCGCCCGGCGACGCCCGCCCCGAGGCGGCTCAGGGCGACGCCGCCCGCGGCGCACGCGTGAGCGTCACGTACCCCGACGTCGCCGACCGCTGGCAGGGCTGGCAGGACCGGGTGCGCGCCAGCGGCGTCCTCGAGGACGCCGCCCGCGACCTGCGCGCGACGGTCAGCCTGCCGAGCCCCCTCGTCGTCGAGGTGACGACCTGCAAGGACGGCACGGGGTACCTGGCCGGCGAGGGTCGGATCGAGCTGTGCCTGCAGGACGTGCGCGACAGCGACGCCGAGCTGGAGGAGGCCGGGGCCGACGACGTCGACGCCACCCTCGAGGGCATCTGGCGCGAGACGTTCTTCCACGAGGCGGGGCACGCGGTGATCGACATGCTCGACCTGCCGTTCACGGGTCGCGAGGAGGACGTCGCCGACCAGTTCGCGGCGTGGCGCCTCGCCGAGGCCGGTGACGACGAGGCGACCGGCGCGCTGCTGTCGTCGGCGTACGAGTACCAGCTGCTCGCGGCGGCGTACGAGGCCGACCCGACCGACGAGCACACGTCCGACGCCGCCCGCGCCGTGAACTACCTCTGCTACCTGTACGGCTCGGACCCCGACACGTGGTCCGGGCTGGTCGACGACGACCCGCTCACGCAGGACCGGGCCGACCAGTGCACCGACGAGTGGGACCGGCTGCGCGTCGGCTGGCGCGACCTGCTGGCCGAGGCGGGTGCGCTGCGCTCCTGACCGGCAGCGGTCAGAAGGTGACGGCCATCTGCTCGAGGACGCGGTGGGCGAGGTCGGTGTCGCCGCTCACCGCGACCTCGACCGCGCCCGGGCGGCGACGTCCTGCGGCCAGCACGGCGAAGGCGTCGGACGTCAGGGTGAGGGTGGCGGTGGGGGAGTCCGGCACGCCGGGGCGGGCGCGGCCGTCGTCGCCGACCGTCGCGCCCACCTGCAGGGCGATCGGGCCGGTGAGGTCCCAGAGGACTGACGTGCCGGCCGTGGCGCCGACCTTCTTGCCGAGCACGAACGGCATGGCGGCGGCGAACGTGTGCGTCGTGACGTGCGCGCCCGCCGAGTCGAGGTTGCCCGGCCGGTCGACCGCGCGGCGCACGTCCTGCTCGTGGCACCAGACGTCGACGGTGCGGTTGCGCAGCATCGTGTCCCACGTCCAACCGACACCGGCGGGCGTGTGCTCGGCGCGGGCCGTGGGGTCGTCGGGCAGCGCGCCGCCGAGCCGCTCCGCGCGGACGTCGACGCTGCGGCGCAGCTCGTCCAGCACCTGCTCGCGCGTGAGGCCGCGCCGCGACTCCACCCCGGCCTCCGTGTACACCGACGCGATGCCGCCGGCCGACGCCGTGGTGGGGGCCTCGTCGACCACGTGCCCCGCGGTGACGGCCTCGAGGTGCGCCAGGTGGGCGGCGACGTCGGCGACCGTCCAGCCCGGCAGGTCGGTGGGCGTCGACCATGCCGCGTCGTCGAGCTCCTCGAGCAGGGCGATCGTGTCGCGGACGCTGGCCAGCCAGGCGTCGACGTAGGTCTGCAGCATTCAGTCCTCCAG from Aeromicrobium erythreum encodes:
- a CDS encoding oxidoreductase gives rise to the protein MSWSTQDIPDLGGKRAVVTGVTGGLGFHTALELGRAGAGLTVTARNPQKADDTLARLREELPDVDVEVLSLDLADLADVRRATEELGSRHDRVDVLVNNAGIMIPPYSTTADGFELQIGTNHVGHFAWTAQVWPLLADDARVVSVSSLAHLQAKGIDLRSLTPEGSPRTYRRWVSYAESKLANLSFALELDRRLKSAGKAVVSTAAHPGFARTELQKTGVAMGNPFLGTVVQQVSALASQSAAAGALPSLRAATDPTFTGGEYVGPASLGGTRGAPVIAGMTRWARDEQLARDLWAATEQATGVTFEV
- a CDS encoding maleylpyruvate isomerase family mycothiol-dependent enzyme, translated to MLQTYVDAWLASVRDTIALLEELDDAAWSTPTDLPGWTVADVAAHLAHLEAVTAGHVVDEAPTTASAGGIASVYTEAGVESRRGLTREQVLDELRRSVDVRAERLGGALPDDPTARAEHTPAGVGWTWDTMLRNRTVDVWCHEQDVRRAVDRPGNLDSAGAHVTTHTFAAAMPFVLGKKVGATAGTSVLWDLTGPIALQVGATVGDDGRARPGVPDSPTATLTLTSDAFAVLAAGRRRPGAVEVAVSGDTDLAHRVLEQMAVTF
- a CDS encoding DUF4344 domain-containing metallopeptidase, producing the protein MRRIIVVATVALAALGGFTVGLLAAPGDARPEAAQGDAARGARVSVTYPDVADRWQGWQDRVRASGVLEDAARDLRATVSLPSPLVVEVTTCKDGTGYLAGEGRIELCLQDVRDSDAELEEAGADDVDATLEGIWRETFFHEAGHAVIDMLDLPFTGREEDVADQFAAWRLAEAGDDEATGALLSSAYEYQLLAAAYEADPTDEHTSDAARAVNYLCYLYGSDPDTWSGLVDDDPLTQDRADQCTDEWDRLRVGWRDLLAEAGALRS